CAAGCTCGGCTCCGTCCAGGCGTCGCTCTCGACCATTTCGCTGATGTCGTCCTGGGTGCCGGAGGCGCAGATCTTCGACCTGCCGTTCCTGTTCCGCGATTCCGAGCATCTGATCGCGGCGACCAAGAGCAAGGTCGGCGACGACATCAAGGCGAAGCTCGCCGACCAGGGCTTCATCGTGCCCGCCTTCATCGACTATGGCGCCCGCCAGCTTCTCACCAAGACGCCGATTTCGGCGCCGGGCCCGCTCAAGGGCATGAACATGCGCGTGATCCAGAGCCCGCTGCACATGGAGCTCTGGTCGAACTACGGCGCCAACCCGACCGGCATCCCGATCGTCGAGGCCTACAACGCGCTGCAGACCGGCGTCGTCGACTGCATGGACCTCACCAAGAGCGCCTATGTGTCGTTCAAGCTCTACGAGGTCGTGCCCTACATGACCGAAACGGCCCACATCCGCGCGGCCGGCGTCGTCTATTTCGCGCAGCCGTTCTGGGCGACCCTCAACGACGAGCAGAAGCAGGTCCTCGGCGAGGCGGCAGTCGAAGGCGCGGCCTATTTCAACGAGCTGGTCCGGGCCGACGAGGACACCGCGATGGCCACGGCGGCGGAAGCCGGCGCTGAAGTCATCCAGCCGACGGACATGGAGGCCTGGGTCGCGGGCGCCAAGCCGGTCTGGACCTCAATGGCCGACACCGTCGGCGGCATGGACCGGATCGATGCCATCCGCGAATTGAGCTGAGGTCTGGTCGCGTGCTCTCGTCGCCGATGAGCCTGGGGGGCATGGTCACGGCCCCCCACCACCTTGCCGCCCAGGCCGGACGGGACGTGCTGCGTGAGGGCGGCAGCGCGGTGGAAGCGGCGGTTGCAACCGCCGCGACCCTCGCGGTCGTCTATCCGCACATGACCGGGATCGGTGGCGACGCGTTCTGGCTGATCTCCGATGGCTCCGGAGCCGCCCCTAAGGCTCTCCACGCGACGGGGCGCGCCGGGGCGAACGCGACGCCCGATGCCTACCGCGCCAGGGGATACGATGCCATTCCGTGGCGCGGGCCGGATGCGGCGCTGACCGTTCCGGGGACCATCGCAGGATGGGAGGCGGCACTCGCGCTCTCCGCTGAATGGCAGCCGTCGCTGCCGCTCGCCCGTCTGTTGGAGCCGGCGATCCAGTTCGCCGAGGCCGGCTCGCCCGTTACCGAAAGTCAGGCGCGGCTGACGCGCGCCAAGCACGATGAGCTCGCCGGCGTGCCTGGGTTCGCCGCCACGTTCCTGCCCGGCGGCAAGGCACCCGCGGTCGGCGAGAGGCTTGCCCAGCCGGCGCTTGCGGCAACGCTCCGTCGGCTGGCGGGGGCCGGCCTGCGCGACTTCTATGAGGGCGAGACCGCGCGTCGACTGGCCGCGGATCTTGCCCGGGTCGGAAGCCCGGTCACTGCAGACGATCTGGCGGCGCACCGGGCCGACTGGCGCACGCCGCTGTCGGTTGCGCTGCCGCGCAGCGGCGCCCGCGTCTGGAACACGGGCCTGCCGACCCAGGGGCTCGCCTCCCTGATCATTCTCGGTATCGCCGACCGGCTCGATCTCGGCGACGAAGGCTCGTTCGATCATCTCCATATCCTGGTCGAGGCGAACAAGCGGGCGTTCCTGATCCGAGACGTCCATGTCGCCGATCCATCGACCGTCGGAAGTCCGGATCGCTTCCTGGAGGACGGCGCGCTCGACGCGCTCGCTGCGGAGATCGATCCGCGCCGCGCTCTACCATGGCCGCAGCCGGCTGTGCCGGGCGACACGATCTGGCTTGGTGTCACCGATGGCGCTGGACGCAGCGTCAGCCTGATCCAGTCCCTCTACTACGAGTTCGGGTCCGGCCTCGTCTCGCCGGAGACGGGCGTGCTCATGCAGAACCGCGGCTCTTCCTTCCGGCTGGACGGACGCTGGAACGTGCTGGCTCCCGGGCGTCAGCCGTTCACCACTCTCAATCCGGCGATGGCCCGGTTCGATGACGGCCGCTGGCTGACCTACGGCACGATGGGCGGAGAGGGGCAGCCGCAGACCCAGGCGGCGATCTTTTCCCGGATCGCCAACTTCGCCATGGCGCCGCAGGAGGCGGTGACGGCGCCGCGCTGGCTCCTCGGCAAGACCTGGGGAGAAGGATCATTGAGCCTCAAGGTGGAAAGCCGCATCGCCGACGAAACGGTCGCGCGGCTTGTCGAGGCCGGTCACGAAGTCGAAGTGACCGGTCCCTTCGAGGATTTCATGGGGCATGCGGGCGCGATCCTGGCCGACCGCGACGGCCTTTTGACCGGGGCCACCGATCCGCGCTCGGACGGTGCGGTGGCGGCCCTTTAGGAGCGGAACGCTTCGCCTTCGATGATCGCGCCGCGGACAGGCGGGCGGCGATTTGTGACTGCGTACTGGAATGGAGCCGATCGATGCATATGGAAATCCTCTCTGGAAACCCGTCCCCGGCCGGCCGGACCAGCCGTCTCGCGCTCGATGTCGGCCAGGAACTCGCATCCTGCCTCGACCTGCCGGCTCCCGAAGAGGTCATCGAGCTGTCGGCCTACGCGTCCGGCCTGTTCGAGTGGGGCAATGCCACGATCGCGGAGCTGAAGGCCCGGCTGGACGCGTCCCGTTTCATCGTCATCGCCACGCCGACCTACAAGGCGAGCTACACGGGGCTTCTGAAAGCGTTCCTCGACACCTATTCCGCCGGTGATCTGGCCGGCCACGTCGTGGTGCCGGTCTTTACCGGCGGATCGCCGGCCCATTCCCTGGCGCCCGATTTCACCTTGCGGCCGCTGCTGGTCGAGCTGGGGGCGAGCGTGCCGACCCCGAGCCTCTACGTGGTCAGTTCTCTTCTGGATGGAGAAAATACCGTCGCCGCCGACTTCGTCCACGACAACCGGTTCACCCTGAAGGGGGCCGCCCATGGTCTGCGCCTGCTCGAGGAGAGCGCGGCGTGAGCGATCTGGCCCTTTCCGACATCGCAAGCCCGGACGACCTCAAGGTCTCCATCGGCAACTATTGCTCCGGCGTGGTGATCGTGACCGCGCGGGATCCGGACGGTGGATTGCACGGCATGACCTGCCAGAGCTTCCATTCGCTGTCGCTGGATCCGCCGCTGGTGGCCTATTTCGCCGGCAGGGGCTCGCGCAGCTACGCGGCGCTGCGCAATCTCGATCGTTTTGCGATCAACGTGCTGGCTGAGGATCAGGAAGACCTCGCCATGCAGTTCGCCCGCTCCGCTGGCAGTGACAAGTGGGCGGACGTGTCCTGGACGGCGGACAGGTTCGGCCAGCCCCATCTTGCCGACTGCATCGCCAACATCTCCTGCAGCACCTATGCCGAATACGAAGGTGGCGACCACTTGATCCATGTCGGCCGGGTGACCGCGATCACACACGATCCCCGAAGGGCGCCGCTCTTGTTCTTCCGCTCACAGTTCACGCGCATCGAGCGGGAGGCGTCCGGATAGGAGCCGCGTCTGCCAAGTGCCGAATGGCTGCTTCTCGCCGAAACGACGTTTCAGGCGTTCGGCAAAGGGCCCCATACCTGTATGCCGACGGGTCGCTCGATCATCGGGCCGAACAGTCTTCTGCTGACGGCCACCGTATGCAACCAGACGGCCCTGTGGCGACTTCACCTGTCACCGGTTCGGGCAAACCCTCGATCCGGTGCCGCCGCGTTGGGGGACTGGCCGTTCGCGCCTGCCCGACGTCTTCCCCCTTCGGCTATCGGCTGAAAGCACCTTGCCGTCTCATTCAGCGATAGACGTAGACGGGGCTCGTCCATCCGCGGGTGCCGTCTTCCTGCGTGACGCGGATATAGACCGCGTTGTCGCCGGATGCCTTCAGCGGGATGGCCCGCGTGAAGGACAGCCGCTTGTGCGGGTTCTCGTCCGGCAGGCGGAAGACGCGCACGAAGCGCGGCAGGTCGCCCGAGGCGTCGAGGATCGTGTCCTCCAACCCGATCTCGGCCACCGGAATGCGCGCGGAAACGAGCGGCGTGGCGAGCGCCAGCGTCCCGCTGGATCCATCCGTGAGCCAGGCGTCGAAGCCGCCGTAGTTGCCGGTGGTCAGCGCCTTCCAGAAGAGCCTGCTGTCGCCCTCGCGCTCCAGTGTTTTGTCTGGATTGAGGAAGTTCACCGGCCGCGCATGGGTAATGCGGTTGTCCTCGAAGATGGCTTCGCCGTCCCAGATCACCTCCCGGAACCGGCCGCGATATTCCGCGCCCTCCCAAAGCACCCGCACCCGCGCGCCGAGGTCGCTCTCGCCATAGGGCCGGACGGTCTCCACCAGATCCCGGCCGTTGAAGATGGCGACCCGCTCGATCGGCGCATTGGCGGCGACCGACACGGCAAGCTCCATCTCCCCTTCCGGAAGGTGCACGATGTCGCCCATCAGGGCGTCGGTGGCGGAGCGCCCCCGTGAGGCCGGGAAGAGCGCCGGGTCGTCGTGATAGAGCGTGCCTTCGTCGGAGAAGGACGCTTTCAGATCGATGATGGTCCGCCCGCCCGGGCCGCCGGTGGTGCCGTAATGATGGCGTTTCCTGAGCGCGTCGAGCAGCGCGGGGCGCGACAGATC
The DNA window shown above is from Amorphus orientalis and carries:
- a CDS encoding TRAP transporter substrate-binding protein — translated: MVSGLKTPSRRTVLKAGGAAAVGLLAAPALIGRAQAQTTLTVASLMGPDRPESKVWERIGEIVDDKLPGAFSFNVVPNAALGAEKEVAQAAKLGSVQASLSTISLMSSWVPEAQIFDLPFLFRDSEHLIAATKSKVGDDIKAKLADQGFIVPAFIDYGARQLLTKTPISAPGPLKGMNMRVIQSPLHMELWSNYGANPTGIPIVEAYNALQTGVVDCMDLTKSAYVSFKLYEVVPYMTETAHIRAAGVVYFAQPFWATLNDEQKQVLGEAAVEGAAYFNELVRADEDTAMATAAEAGAEVIQPTDMEAWVAGAKPVWTSMADTVGGMDRIDAIRELS
- a CDS encoding NAD(P)H-dependent oxidoreductase, producing the protein MHMEILSGNPSPAGRTSRLALDVGQELASCLDLPAPEEVIELSAYASGLFEWGNATIAELKARLDASRFIVIATPTYKASYTGLLKAFLDTYSAGDLAGHVVVPVFTGGSPAHSLAPDFTLRPLLVELGASVPTPSLYVVSSLLDGENTVAADFVHDNRFTLKGAAHGLRLLEESAA
- a CDS encoding flavin reductase family protein, which gives rise to MSDLALSDIASPDDLKVSIGNYCSGVVIVTARDPDGGLHGMTCQSFHSLSLDPPLVAYFAGRGSRSYAALRNLDRFAINVLAEDQEDLAMQFARSAGSDKWADVSWTADRFGQPHLADCIANISCSTYAEYEGGDHLIHVGRVTAITHDPRRAPLLFFRSQFTRIEREASG
- a CDS encoding gamma-glutamyltransferase family protein, translated to MVTAPHHLAAQAGRDVLREGGSAVEAAVATAATLAVVYPHMTGIGGDAFWLISDGSGAAPKALHATGRAGANATPDAYRARGYDAIPWRGPDAALTVPGTIAGWEAALALSAEWQPSLPLARLLEPAIQFAEAGSPVTESQARLTRAKHDELAGVPGFAATFLPGGKAPAVGERLAQPALAATLRRLAGAGLRDFYEGETARRLAADLARVGSPVTADDLAAHRADWRTPLSVALPRSGARVWNTGLPTQGLASLIILGIADRLDLGDEGSFDHLHILVEANKRAFLIRDVHVADPSTVGSPDRFLEDGALDALAAEIDPRRALPWPQPAVPGDTIWLGVTDGAGRSVSLIQSLYYEFGSGLVSPETGVLMQNRGSSFRLDGRWNVLAPGRQPFTTLNPAMARFDDGRWLTYGTMGGEGQPQTQAAIFSRIANFAMAPQEAVTAPRWLLGKTWGEGSLSLKVESRIADETVARLVEAGHEVEVTGPFEDFMGHAGAILADRDGLLTGATDPRSDGAVAAL